A segment of the Acidimicrobiales bacterium genome:
CGTCCCGCGAGCGGGCCAGCGCCGCCAGCATCTCGTCGAAGGCCGCGCCGAGGCGCCCCACCTCGTCGGTGCCGCCCTCGGGCACGGGAACGTCGAGACGACCCGAGGCGGCCACCTCCTCGGCGGCGCTCGTGAGCCGCACGAGCCGTCGGGTGACCTGCGTGGCGACCAGCCACCCGAGCGCGGCCGCAGCGGCGATCACGAGGATCACGGCGACGACGGTGCGGTTGCGCAACGAGTCGAGCAGGCGGTCGGTCTCGGCCAGGCTGCGGGCCAGCTGCACCGCCCCCTGCCCCCCACCGAGGGGCACGGTGAGCATCCGGTACGGCTCGTCGTCGATCGACACGTCGCGGCGCACCCACGGCGACGGGTCTCGCGCCGACGTCACGGCGACGTCGACGTCGGCGACGGGCAGCTCGAGGCCCTCCGGCGCCACCACCACCGCGCCGCCGCCATCGATGACCTGCACGAGGATCTGCTCGAAGCTGGCCGGCCGGTAGTCGAGCGAGCCCTCGTCGGGTCCGCGGCGCGGCGGCGCGAGCACCAGGCCCTCGCGGCGGGACCGCTCGACGATGCCCCGGGCGGCGTCGTCGAGCGAGCGGTCGACCTCGGACCGCAGCCGGTCGGTGGTGCCGACGTAGCTCCACACCCCGATGGCCACGGTGGCCGCCGCGGCCAGCACCGCCAGCGCCAGCGCCAGCTTGACCCGGAGGCTCACGACGCCCGCACGGTGTAGCCGACCCCGCGGACGGTGTGGATCAGCTTCGGCTCGCCGTCCGGCTCGACCTTGCGGCGCAGGTAGCTGATGTACACGGCCAGGTTCTTGGAGTCGGGACCGAAGTCGTAGCCCCAGATCCGCTCGTAGATGGTGGTGTGGTCGAGCACGATGCCCGCGTTCCGCACCAGCAGCTCGAGGAGGTCGAACTCGGTCTTCGACAGCTCCAGCTCGCGGTCGCCCCTCCAGGCCCGACGAGCGGCGGGATCCACACGGAGGTCCCCCACCGCCAGCACCTCGGCCGCGTCGGCGTCGCCGTCCGGTCGGGCACGCCGCAGCAGGGCCCGCAGCCGGGCGAGCAGCTCGTCGAGCTCGAACGGCTTGGGCAGGTAGTCGTCCGCCCCGGCGTCGAGCCCGGCGACCCGGTCCGACGTCTCGGTGCGGGCCGTGAGCATGAGGATCGGGATCCGGTCGCGCTCGGCCCGCAGCACCCGGCACACGGTGAGCCCGTCCACGCCCGGCATCATCACGTCGAGCACCAGCACGTCGGGCCGTCGGTCGCGCACCGCGCTGAGCGCGGCCGCGCCGTCGGGCGCCACCGCCACCTCATAGCCCTCGAGCTCCAGGGCGCGGGCGAGGGCGTCACGGATGGCGCGGTCGTCGTCGGCCACCAGCACCCGGCTTCGCACGCCCCCATCCTGCGCCACGCGCGTGAGAGGGGGGTAAGACGGGCCGCGACCGACCCGTGGGTGGCGGCCCCGGGCAGGGCTTCGGCGCGATGCCGGACAGGGCCGCGTGCGCCGGTAGCGTGCCGGGCACGGCACCGTCGACCGATCCGGAGGGTCGACCGATCCGAGGAAGGTCGCGGCTGCGGCGTGAACATCCTGCTGATCACCCTCGACCAGCTCCGCGGCGACTGCCTCTCGGCCGCCGGTCACCCGCTGGTGCGCACCCCCAACCTGGACGCGCTGGCCGGCGCGGGCGTCCGCCTGGCCCGTCACTACAGCCAGGCGGCGCCGTGCGGGCCGGGACGGGCGTGCCTGTACACCGGCACGTACCAGCTCACCAACCGGGTCGTGGCCAACGGCACGCCCCTCGACGACCGCTTCGACAACCTGGCCCGGGCCGCCCGCCGAGCCGGGTACCAGCCGACCCTGTTCGGCTACACCGACCAGGGCTTCGACCCGCGCCTGGCCGACGGGCCCGACGATCCACGCCTGTCCACCTACGAGGGCGTGCTGCCCGGGTTCGACGTGGCCCTCGACCTTCCCGAGCACCACGAGCCGTGGCGGGCGTGGCTCACCGAGCTCGGCCACGACGTCCCGCGCTCGGGCGTGGCCGCGCTCGCCGGCGAGCCCGACCGGCCGGCCGAGCACAGCGTGTCGGCCTTCCTCACCGACCACCTCCTGGCGTGGCTCGAGCACCAGGAGGGTCCCTGGTTCGCCCACGCCAGCTACCTGCGCCCGCACCCGCCGTACGCCGCGGCCGGGCGGTGGGCGCGGGCCTACAACCCCGACGAGGTGCCGCTCCCCGTGCCGCCGGCCGACGAGCGCCACCCGTTCCACGAGGCCGTGCTGCGCGACCACCGGGTGGCCGCCCCTCGCGACGAGCGGGCGCTGCGGCAGCTCCGCTCCCAGTACTACGGCATGGTGAGCGAGGTCGACCACCAGCTGGGGCGGGTGTGGGAGGCGCTGCGGGCGCTCCGCCACTGGGACGACACGGTCATCGTCGTCACGTCCGACCACGGCGAGCAGCTGGGCGACCAGGGCCTCACCGGCAAGCTGGGCTTCTTCGAGCCCAGCTACCACGTCCCCGGCATCGTGCGCGACCCCCGCCACCCGGCCACGTTCGGGCGCACGGTCGAGGCCTTCACCGAGAACGTCGACGTCTTCCCCACGATCTGCGAGGCGATGGGGATCGAGGTGCCCGCCCAGTGCGACGGGCTGCCGCTCACGCCCTTCCTGCAGGGGGTCGAGCCGCCGTGGTGGCGCACCGCCGCGCACTGGGAGTTCGACTGGCGCGACGTCCTGCTCCCGCGGGACCCGCACCCATGGCCGTGGGACCGCCTGCTCGAGCGCCAGCACCTCGCCGTGCTGCGCACCGCGGACGCCGCCTACGTCCAGTTCGGCGACGGCTCGTGGCGGTGCTTCGACCTGGCCACCGACCCCACCTGGCGCACCGAGGTGCGCGAGCCGGTGGTGGTCCTGCCGCTGGCGCAGGAGATGCTGCTGTGGCGCTCGCAGCACACCGACCGGACCATGACGGGCATGCTCCTGCAGGACGGCGGCATCGGCCGCTGGCCCCCGGTACCCGACACCGCCGGCCGGGCGCGGCACGTGACCAGCCTCTGACGGGCGCCCACGACCGCGCACCGCCGCGACCTACGCTGCGGGCATGCGCCGTCACCGCTTCGTGCTCCTCGCCGGTCTGGTGGTCGCTGTCGTGGCCCTCGTCGCCTGCGGGGGCGACGACGACGACGCGACCGGGAACGCCGGCGACCCCCTCGCCGACACCGAGTGGGTGCTCGCCGCCGACGCGC
Coding sequences within it:
- a CDS encoding HAMP domain-containing histidine kinase, with product MSLRVKLALALAVLAAAATVAIGVWSYVGTTDRLRSEVDRSLDDAARGIVERSRREGLVLAPPRRGPDEGSLDYRPASFEQILVQVIDGGGAVVVAPEGLELPVADVDVAVTSARDPSPWVRRDVSIDDEPYRMLTVPLGGGQGAVQLARSLAETDRLLDSLRNRTVVAVILVIAAAAALGWLVATQVTRRLVRLTSAAEEVAASGRLDVPVPEGGTDEVGRLGAAFDEMLAALARSRDAQQRLVQDAGHELRTPLTSLRTNVAVLRRYDALPPAERARLLADLDGETRELAALVDELVELATEQRGDEAEDDVELGALVERVAERARRRSGRTVLVDADGSALVGRPGALERAVSNLVDNAAKFGGGDRAPIEVTVRRGRVTVCDRGPGIDPADLPHVFDRFYRAVPARSRPGSGLGLAIVRDVAEAHGGHVFAEAREGGGACVGFEVPVR
- a CDS encoding response regulator transcription factor, whose protein sequence is MRSRVLVADDDRAIRDALARALELEGYEVAVAPDGAAALSAVRDRRPDVLVLDVMMPGVDGLTVCRVLRAERDRIPILMLTARTETSDRVAGLDAGADDYLPKPFELDELLARLRALLRRARPDGDADAAEVLAVGDLRVDPAARRAWRGDRELELSKTEFDLLELLVRNAGIVLDHTTIYERIWGYDFGPDSKNLAVYISYLRRKVEPDGEPKLIHTVRGVGYTVRAS
- a CDS encoding sulfatase-like hydrolase/transferase, with product MNILLITLDQLRGDCLSAAGHPLVRTPNLDALAGAGVRLARHYSQAAPCGPGRACLYTGTYQLTNRVVANGTPLDDRFDNLARAARRAGYQPTLFGYTDQGFDPRLADGPDDPRLSTYEGVLPGFDVALDLPEHHEPWRAWLTELGHDVPRSGVAALAGEPDRPAEHSVSAFLTDHLLAWLEHQEGPWFAHASYLRPHPPYAAAGRWARAYNPDEVPLPVPPADERHPFHEAVLRDHRVAAPRDERALRQLRSQYYGMVSEVDHQLGRVWEALRALRHWDDTVIVVTSDHGEQLGDQGLTGKLGFFEPSYHVPGIVRDPRHPATFGRTVEAFTENVDVFPTICEAMGIEVPAQCDGLPLTPFLQGVEPPWWRTAAHWEFDWRDVLLPRDPHPWPWDRLLERQHLAVLRTADAAYVQFGDGSWRCFDLATDPTWRTEVREPVVVLPLAQEMLLWRSQHTDRTMTGMLLQDGGIGRWPPVPDTAGRARHVTSL